The Lutra lutra chromosome 1, mLutLut1.2, whole genome shotgun sequence genomic sequence AAACACCAGCCCGCGCCTCACCGACCGCGCCGGAAAATTCACTTCTCCAAAGTGAAGCAAACGGCTTCAGGGCCGCGCCGTGAAAACAGGAGGCGCAAGGCAACCCCGCCAACTGCTCATCCTCGCTCGCAGCAGCTAGGACAGAACTCCCGGCTACACCAGGCCGCGTCGGTTCTCTCTTCATGACACTTTTCATTTAGCTTCGCTTTTTCGTACCCGCTCAGGAAATTTAAGATGCCTCCACAGATAATAACAGACGCCAAAGACGCGGCGCCCCAGCCCGTCCGCCAACTACTCACGCCTTTCCCACGTTTTCACCGCAGACCCGCCCCTGGCCTAAAGGCTTGCGAGCCCAGGGAGACGCGAACTCCCGCCAGGAGTGCCCCGCCtcgccccgcccccaggcccgcGCCCCACCCGGGTGAGGGGCGTGGAGCACGTTGCCCCGCCCCCTCCTTCCCCGGCGAGAGCAGTTCTGGGTGGAGGACTGGCAATTCcgcaattcatttctttttcactccCGCTTACAGGCTGTTTCCACGATAGCAAAAGAGAGGCCCCAGTAAAACTCAACAATCATAAAAGATTAACTGTTAACTAAAAGTCGTTTCGCTACCACATCTCGCCAGCTTATCCCTCCCCGAAGAGCTCCAGCTCCGCCCCCGCGAAGCGGGCCCCGAAAGCCACCCCCGCGGGCTCGCGCTTACGCTTTCCGGGCGGCGCGCGACGCGCTCGCTCCGCCCCGCGAgtcccgccccctgcccccccccccctctctggaGAGCCAACGCGTACGAATCGGGGCGTGAGGCGTCAGGGACGCGCGGGCACCTCATCCTTCccaccttcctacactgttgctaCTTTTCGGTGTGAGATATTCcagcttctcttccccttccgtgagtccctctttctctctcctcaaagACCCCGCTCGCCCCACAGGCGGTCGCCGCCGCAGCTCTCGCGCCCCCAGCGAGcagtgcgcgtgcgcgcgcgcggaCGCGCGGCCGTCGGGTCCCCgcgcttcccccctccctcccgctcCTCTATAACTTGGTCGGCGTGCAGCAGGCGCCGCCAGAGTCGGAGGGCGGGGAGCTCGGAGGAGGGAGCTCGAGAGTTGTGGAGACTAGTGACTGGGAGAAGTCGCAGCCTGCTTTGGTCGGCTTCTTCCCGCTCCCCGTCTTTCTCTCTTACACACCTACTCCGCCTCCCGCCCCAGCCCACGACCTCGCTCCTTCTCTCGCCCGGGGACCCCTGCCGGTCGCTCTCCAGGTTTCGGCGCGGCGGGGGCGCCCACGGGGTGCCCTCGCCCTCCGGGTGCGTGTGGACAGGCGGCGGGCGGGATGTGGCGCCTGGTGCTCCCGAAGCTGGGCCGCCTGTCCCGCTCGCTGAAGCTGGCGGCGCTGGGCAGCCTGTTGGTGCTGATGGTGCTGCACTCGCCGTCGCTGCTCGCCTCCTGGCAGCGCAACGAGCTGGCCGACCGGCGCTTCCTGCAGCTCAATAAGTGCCCGGCGTGCTTCGGCACGAGCTGGTGCCGCCGCTTCCTCAACGGACAGGTGGTGTTCGAGGCGTGGGGCCGCTTGCGCCTGCTGGACTTCCTCAACGTGAAGAACGTCTACTTCGCGCAGTACGGCGAGCCCCGCGAGGGCGGCCGCCGCCGAGTGGTGCTCAAGCGCCTCGGCTCGCAGCGCGAGCTGGCGCAGCTCGACCAGAGCATCTGCAAACGGGCCACCGGCCGACCTCGCTGCGACCTGCTCCAGGCCATGCCCCGCACCGAGTTCGCGCGCCTCAACGGCGACGTGCGGCTGCTCACGCCCGAGGCGGTGGAGGGCTGGTCGGACCTGGTGCACTGCCCCTCGCAGCGCCTGCTCGATCGCCTGGTGCGCCGCTACGCCGAGACCAAGGACTCGGGCAGCTTCCTGCTGCGCAATCTCAAGGACTCGGAGCGCATGCAACTGCTGCTGACCCTGGCCTTCAACCCCGAGCCGCTGGTGCTACAGGTAGGCGCGGAGcccaggaaggaggtgggggggtcCTACCGGGAAGGGCCGCGCGGGGTAACCGCAGTCGGAGAAGTGGCTCAGCCGGTGCTCGTTGCCCCGTTTGGACCCGGCCCGGCTGGGCCAGCCTGCGGACGTGGGAAGGGGGCGGCACTGGGGGACCTTTGGGCGCTGTGTCGGATCGGGGAGGGCGACCCGGAGGCGGGAGAGTCCGTTCTTGGCAGCTAGACGCGGGCGCATCTCGGATTCGACTGCGGAGCCTTTAACAGCAGAGGGAGCGCGTCTTGTACGTTCCCAAAATGTCTCTCCAGTGAGTTTCCTTGGGCTCTTCTCCCCGCCTTTCTGCTTTTATCCACCGGGGTTTGCACTTCCACAGTGCGGTCTGTTCACGAGCCCTCGGATGTTTAATTCTTTTCAAGTGTTTCTATACTGCATTCGCTGTCCCCTTTGGTACTCTTCGTGCCCGGCCTAACTTCGGCCCCAAAGTCTTTGTTTTATCCTTCAGCTAAGTTATCTGGAGGGTCATTGGGGCAGTTAATTTGGGGACAAGCTGGGGAATTGAGGCTGTGGTCTGCATAATCCATTGAGCCGCGCTTTGAGTGggattaggaagaagaaaaagtaaggcATCCTTGGACTTGGGGCTGGGAGGATTTGAGGCCAACACGGACATTTTCATCCTGATTCTGTGACCTGCTGTATTCATC encodes the following:
- the DIPK2A gene encoding divergent protein kinase domain 2A; its protein translation is MWRLVLPKLGRLSRSLKLAALGSLLVLMVLHSPSLLASWQRNELADRRFLQLNKCPACFGTSWCRRFLNGQVVFEAWGRLRLLDFLNVKNVYFAQYGEPREGGRRRVVLKRLGSQRELAQLDQSICKRATGRPRCDLLQAMPRTEFARLNGDVRLLTPEAVEGWSDLVHCPSQRLLDRLVRRYAETKDSGSFLLRNLKDSERMQLLLTLAFNPEPLVLQSFPSDEGWPFAKYLGACGRMVAVNYVGEELWSYFNAPWEKRVDLAWQLMEIAEQLTNNDFEFALYLLDVSFDNFAVGPRDGKVIIVDAENVLVADKRLIRQNKPENWDVWYESKFDDCDKEACLSFSKEILCARATVDHNYYAVCQNLLSRHATWRGTSGGLLHDPPSEIAKDGRLEALLDECANPKKRYGRFQAAKELREYLAQLSNNVR